One segment of Kitasatospora viridis DNA contains the following:
- a CDS encoding right-handed parallel beta-helix repeat-containing protein, whose translation MRVLRMMGGPGATGCRGRGRTARRVLVTALVGALLGGLGGCGGHPPGGDAAPTGPPAVLDVPGHFRSIQAAVDHARPGDTVLVHPGEYHESVQLRTPRVVLRGTDRQGVVVDGDFRRANGITVTGAQSVVENLTVRHHLANGVLFTGVTDERLQQHGAGGSGYNPLDTVRFPELNGFRASYVTAYGNALYGIYAFDARAGVIEHSYASGQADSGIYVGQCHPCDTVVRANEVEHNAVGIEITNASENLAFLGNRVARNRVGVTLNSNDVEALAPQHGAVLAGNVIVDDNDPASPEQADGGFGIGVGVGGGTGNLLTRNLVSGNSAAGVLISDVQGHPAGANLVAGNRITGNGVDEVLAAGPDAGNCFTDQPATAATGTAPPGPCLPVAAAAAQPPAPPGVSFRDLPPAPARPGMPDPGAPGVPAVGLPGPVSPDAYPLPTDPGAVPPGPAGS comes from the coding sequence ATGCGAGTTCTACGGATGATGGGCGGGCCCGGCGCGACCGGGTGCCGCGGGCGGGGCCGAACGGCCCGGCGGGTGCTGGTGACCGCGCTGGTCGGCGCGCTGCTGGGCGGGCTCGGCGGGTGTGGCGGACATCCCCCGGGCGGCGACGCCGCGCCCACCGGGCCGCCCGCCGTGCTGGACGTGCCCGGGCACTTCCGGTCAATCCAGGCTGCCGTCGACCACGCCCGCCCGGGTGACACCGTCCTGGTCCATCCGGGCGAGTACCACGAGAGCGTGCAGCTGCGCACGCCCCGGGTGGTGCTGCGCGGCACGGACCGTCAGGGTGTGGTCGTCGACGGCGACTTCCGCCGGGCCAACGGGATCACCGTGACCGGCGCCCAGTCGGTGGTGGAGAACCTGACGGTCCGCCACCACCTGGCCAACGGCGTGCTCTTCACCGGCGTCACCGACGAGCGGCTCCAGCAGCACGGCGCCGGCGGCAGCGGCTACAACCCGCTGGACACCGTCCGCTTCCCCGAGTTGAACGGCTTCCGGGCCTCCTACGTCACCGCCTACGGCAACGCCCTCTACGGCATCTACGCCTTCGACGCCCGCGCCGGGGTGATCGAGCACTCCTACGCCTCCGGGCAGGCCGACTCCGGCATCTACGTCGGCCAGTGCCACCCGTGCGACACCGTGGTGCGGGCCAACGAGGTGGAGCACAACGCGGTCGGGATCGAGATCACCAACGCCTCGGAGAACCTCGCCTTCCTGGGCAACCGGGTGGCCCGCAACCGGGTGGGGGTGACGCTGAACTCCAACGACGTCGAGGCGCTCGCGCCGCAGCACGGCGCGGTGCTGGCCGGCAACGTGATCGTGGACGACAACGACCCGGCCAGCCCCGAGCAGGCCGACGGCGGCTTCGGGATCGGGGTGGGCGTCGGCGGCGGCACCGGCAACCTGCTCACCCGCAACCTGGTCTCGGGCAACTCCGCCGCCGGTGTGCTGATCAGCGACGTCCAGGGGCACCCGGCCGGGGCCAACCTGGTGGCGGGCAACCGGATCACCGGCAACGGCGTCGACGAGGTGCTGGCCGCCGGCCCGGACGCCGGCAACTGCTTCACCGACCAGCCGGCCACCGCCGCCACCGGCACCGCCCCGCCCGGCCCCTGCCTCCCGGTGGCCGCGGCCGCGGCGCAGCCGCCCGCGCCGCCGGGCGTCTCCTTCCGCGACCTGCCGCCCGCCCCGGCCCGCCCGGGCATGCCCGACCCGGGCGCCCCCGGAGTGCCGGCCGTCGGGCTGCCCGGGCCGGTCTCCCCGGACGCCTACCCGCTGCCGACCGACCCCGGTGCGGTGCCGCCGGGCCCGGCCGGCTCCTGA
- a CDS encoding beta-ketoacyl-[acyl-carrier-protein] synthase family protein, protein MAQHQHPAPIAAPARRRVVVTGVGAITPLGGDAATTWQGLLDGRSGIRPLEGAEFDGIPVRVVARAAVDPAERLPRNRARTMSRAAQFAVLAAREAWADAGLTDADPHRTGVSIGTILGGAPILVDAHTALTERGARYVSPHATPMIVPSGPAAQIAIDLGARAEARTVTAACASGTEAIGQAADRIRDGHLDVVLAGGAEAVITPSIMAGFTAMRALAPGDGDPAEASRPFDRDRTGFVVGEGAGILVLEAEEHALARGARIYAEVAGWGVSADAHHMVAPRTDGEGVADALRKALAAAGAAPEDVVHINAHATATTAGDAAEALALHAVFGAEDIARVPVTATKGAIGHLQGAAGGVEAVATVLALHHGVVPPTVGHRTPEQEHPLDLVIGAPRPLPGGPGGIALSNSFGFGGHNAVLALRRTGV, encoded by the coding sequence ATGGCACAGCACCAGCACCCCGCCCCGATCGCCGCCCCCGCCCGCAGACGCGTCGTCGTCACCGGCGTGGGGGCGATCACCCCGCTCGGCGGCGACGCCGCCACCACCTGGCAGGGCCTGCTCGACGGGCGCAGCGGGATCCGGCCGCTGGAGGGAGCGGAGTTCGACGGGATCCCGGTGCGGGTCGTGGCACGGGCGGCCGTCGACCCCGCCGAACGACTGCCGCGCAATCGGGCCCGCACGATGAGCCGCGCCGCCCAGTTCGCCGTGCTCGCCGCCCGCGAGGCCTGGGCCGACGCGGGCCTCACGGACGCCGATCCCCACCGGACCGGCGTCTCGATCGGAACCATCCTCGGCGGCGCGCCCATCCTGGTGGACGCGCACACGGCGCTGACCGAGCGCGGGGCCCGGTACGTCTCCCCGCACGCCACCCCGATGATCGTGCCCAGCGGGCCCGCGGCGCAGATCGCCATCGACCTCGGCGCGCGGGCCGAGGCCCGCACCGTGACCGCCGCCTGCGCCTCCGGCACCGAGGCCATCGGCCAGGCCGCCGACCGGATCCGGGACGGCCACCTCGACGTGGTGCTGGCCGGCGGCGCCGAGGCCGTCATCACGCCGTCGATCATGGCGGGCTTCACCGCGATGCGCGCCCTCGCCCCCGGCGACGGCGACCCCGCCGAGGCCAGCCGCCCGTTCGACCGGGACCGCACCGGCTTCGTGGTCGGCGAGGGCGCCGGGATCCTGGTGCTGGAGGCCGAGGAGCACGCGCTCGCCCGGGGCGCGCGGATCTACGCCGAGGTGGCCGGCTGGGGCGTCTCCGCCGACGCCCACCACATGGTCGCGCCGCGCACCGACGGCGAGGGCGTGGCGGACGCGCTGCGCAAGGCGCTGGCCGCCGCCGGCGCGGCACCCGAGGACGTGGTGCACATCAACGCCCACGCCACCGCCACCACGGCCGGCGACGCGGCCGAGGCGCTCGCGCTGCACGCGGTGTTCGGCGCCGAGGACATCGCCCGGGTGCCGGTCACCGCGACCAAGGGCGCCATCGGGCACCTCCAGGGCGCGGCCGGCGGGGTGGAGGCGGTCGCCACCGTGCTCGCCCTGCACCACGGCGTCGTCCCGCCGACCGTCGGCCACCGCACCCCCGAGCAGGAGCACCCGCTCGACCTGGTCATCGGTGCACCGCGCCCGCTGCCCGGCGGCCCCGGCGGGATCGCGCTGAGCAACTCCTTCGGCTTCGGCGGGCACAACGCCGTGCTGGCGCTGCGCCGCACCGGCGTCTGA
- a CDS encoding acetylxylan esterase: protein MTDFSHPFPFDPTYGHDLDSLLAVGPPEHRPTDFDAFWQARYAAAREVEVRPELGPPVARTADGATVHEVGYGSTGGVRLGGWLVRPADGVVERGLVMGHGYDGCHLPLPPLPVPRAAAFFPVARGLGARSLRTDIPADPREHVLHGIADHATYVIGDAVADLVWCAASALLELVPEAAPRLDYCGISFGGGVGALGLPWDDRYRSAHLTVPTFGNHPLRVTLECVGSGTAVRQRWLERPEVLDVLGYFDAATAATRLRIPVQVAGALFDPSVPPPGQFAVHNALAGERRLHVLPAGHFRGYPQWAADEDRLQAAIGAFLA, encoded by the coding sequence ATGACGGACTTCAGCCACCCCTTCCCGTTCGACCCGACCTACGGCCACGACCTGGACTCCCTGCTGGCGGTGGGCCCGCCGGAGCACCGGCCGACCGACTTCGACGCGTTCTGGCAGGCCCGGTACGCCGCGGCGCGGGAGGTCGAGGTGCGCCCCGAACTCGGGCCGCCGGTCGCGCGCACGGCCGACGGCGCCACCGTCCACGAGGTGGGCTACGGCTCCACCGGTGGTGTCAGGCTGGGCGGTTGGCTGGTCCGGCCGGCCGACGGGGTGGTCGAGCGCGGGCTGGTCATGGGGCACGGCTACGACGGGTGCCACCTGCCGCTCCCGCCGCTGCCCGTCCCGCGCGCGGCCGCGTTCTTCCCGGTGGCCCGTGGACTGGGCGCGCGCAGCCTGCGCACCGACATCCCCGCCGACCCGCGCGAGCACGTGCTGCACGGCATCGCCGACCACGCGACCTACGTGATCGGCGACGCCGTGGCCGACCTGGTCTGGTGCGCCGCGAGCGCGCTGCTGGAGCTGGTGCCCGAGGCGGCGCCCCGGCTGGACTACTGCGGGATCAGCTTCGGCGGCGGCGTCGGTGCGCTCGGGCTGCCCTGGGACGACCGGTACCGGAGTGCCCACCTGACCGTGCCGACCTTCGGCAACCACCCGCTGCGGGTGACGCTGGAGTGCGTCGGCAGCGGCACCGCCGTGCGGCAGCGCTGGCTGGAGCGGCCCGAAGTGCTCGACGTGCTCGGCTACTTCGACGCCGCCACGGCCGCCACCCGGCTGCGGATCCCGGTCCAGGTGGCCGGCGCCCTGTTCGACCCGTCGGTCCCGCCGCCGGGCCAGTTCGCCGTGCACAACGCACTGGCGGGCGAGCGCCGGCTGCACGTGCTGCCGGCCGGCCACTTCCGCGGTTACCCGCAGTGGGCGGCGGACGAAGACAGGTTGCAGGCCGCGATCGGCGCCTTCCTGGCCTGA
- a CDS encoding patatin-like phospholipase family protein, giving the protein MGRPPETAERAVVLGPGGYVGTAWLAGLAQGLRGRGLDLGGADLIVGTSAGSMVGAMLATGQDFDRIATVPAEARPTGPGAANGAPGGTAGEVRQAVFAVLGDPALEPAERRRRVGAIAAAQADPEAERDLVAQRAGLIGAAQWPTEPRLLIPAVDAAAGEPVVWDRDSRVPLARAVAASSSFPGTAPPVTVDGRPHIDGALRAGSNTDLAAGARTVVVLEPLAHQFADPGLEERLTAAGARAVLIVGSEPPLDPAVRGPEVWAAAYQAGLAQSAAVAERLGGIWPAAAES; this is encoded by the coding sequence ATGGGGCGACCGCCGGAGACCGCCGAGCGCGCAGTCGTGCTGGGTCCGGGTGGCTACGTGGGCACCGCCTGGCTGGCCGGGCTGGCCCAGGGCCTGCGGGGTCGGGGCCTCGATCTGGGCGGGGCCGACCTGATCGTCGGCACCTCGGCGGGCTCCATGGTCGGCGCGATGCTGGCCACCGGGCAGGACTTCGACCGGATCGCCACCGTGCCCGCCGAAGCGCGGCCGACCGGGCCCGGCGCGGCGAACGGTGCGCCGGGTGGCACGGCGGGCGAGGTCCGGCAGGCGGTGTTCGCGGTGCTGGGCGACCCGGCACTGGAGCCGGCGGAGCGCCGCCGCCGGGTCGGCGCGATCGCCGCGGCGCAGGCCGACCCCGAGGCGGAGCGTGACCTGGTCGCCCAGCGCGCCGGGCTGATCGGCGCCGCGCAGTGGCCCACCGAGCCGCGCCTGCTGATCCCCGCCGTGGACGCGGCCGCCGGCGAGCCGGTGGTGTGGGACCGGGACAGCCGCGTACCGCTGGCCCGGGCCGTCGCGGCGAGCAGCTCGTTCCCGGGGACGGCGCCGCCGGTGACCGTCGACGGCCGCCCGCACATCGACGGCGCGCTGCGCGCGGGCAGCAACACCGACCTGGCGGCGGGCGCCCGCACGGTGGTGGTGCTGGAGCCGCTGGCCCATCAGTTCGCCGACCCCGGGCTCGAAGAGCGGCTGACGGCGGCCGGCGCGCGGGCCGTGCTGATCGTCGGCTCGGAGCCGCCGCTGGACCCGGCCGTCCGGGGTCCCGAGGTCTGGGCCGCCGCCTACCAGGCGGGGCTGGCCCAGTCGGCGGCGGTCGCCGAGCGGCTCGGCGGGATCTGGCCGGCCGCCGCCGAGAGCTGA
- a CDS encoding sensor histidine kinase, with product MPTRQPPPPDAAPEQAEALPWTRNDALVVAGSAALELFSSTMNSLEGHTRISVLGLLLGAAAALPLLVRRRHPLGAAAAVLAVNLALNLSSPVPNHYPSTMLVALYALARYRPLALAVPTGLAAGLVTLTGRGGRLDLSTDSLLAALFGGALAIGTGALMGRWQREVAARRVLLAERAVAEERRRIARELHDIVAHHITTMQLMAGGARANLGGDTEVVREALVTLESSGRLALREMRQLLDVLRADDEREQTPAAPQPGTADLERIVGESALAGLPTELTVHGTVRPLPPTTDLTVFRIVQEALTNARKHAGPARARVRLTYLPGAVTVEVSDDGAGPAGGGRPGGPAGYGLIGMRERAALHGGSLVAGPGADGGFRVAARLPLGPAEHVESRHEEEQPA from the coding sequence ATGCCGACGCGCCAACCGCCGCCGCCCGACGCGGCGCCGGAGCAGGCCGAGGCTCTGCCCTGGACCCGCAACGACGCCCTGGTGGTCGCCGGCTCGGCGGCGCTGGAGCTGTTCAGCTCCACCATGAACAGCCTGGAGGGGCACACCCGGATCAGCGTCCTGGGGCTGCTGCTGGGCGCGGCGGCCGCGCTGCCGCTGCTGGTCCGGCGCCGCCACCCGCTCGGCGCCGCGGCCGCTGTGCTGGCCGTCAACCTGGCGCTCAACCTGAGCTCGCCGGTGCCGAACCACTACCCGTCCACCATGCTGGTCGCGCTCTACGCGCTCGCCCGCTACCGCCCGCTCGCCCTCGCCGTGCCGACCGGCCTTGCGGCCGGCCTGGTCACCCTGACCGGCCGCGGCGGCCGGCTCGACCTGAGCACCGACAGCTTGCTGGCCGCCCTGTTCGGCGGCGCCCTGGCGATCGGCACCGGCGCCCTGATGGGCCGTTGGCAGCGCGAGGTGGCGGCCCGCAGGGTGCTGCTGGCCGAACGCGCGGTCGCCGAGGAGCGCCGCCGGATCGCCCGCGAGCTGCACGACATCGTCGCCCACCACATCACCACCATGCAGCTGATGGCCGGCGGCGCCCGGGCCAACCTCGGCGGCGACACCGAGGTGGTGCGCGAGGCCCTGGTCACCCTGGAGAGCTCCGGTCGCCTGGCGCTGCGCGAGATGCGCCAACTGCTCGACGTGCTGCGCGCCGACGACGAGCGCGAGCAGACGCCGGCCGCCCCGCAGCCCGGCACCGCCGACCTCGAACGGATCGTCGGCGAGTCCGCCCTGGCCGGGCTGCCGACCGAGCTCACCGTGCACGGCACCGTCCGTCCGCTGCCGCCCACCACCGACCTGACGGTCTTCCGGATCGTCCAGGAGGCCCTGACCAACGCCCGCAAGCACGCGGGCCCCGCCCGCGCCCGGGTCCGGCTGACCTACCTGCCGGGGGCCGTCACCGTGGAGGTCAGCGACGACGGCGCCGGCCCGGCGGGCGGGGGCCGGCCCGGCGGCCCCGCCGGGTACGGCCTGATCGGCATGCGGGAGCGGGCCGCCCTGCACGGCGGCAGCCTGGTCGCCGGGCCGGGTGCCGACGGCGGGTTCCGGGTCGCGGCCCGGCTGCCGCTGGGGCCCGCCGAACACGTCGAGTCCCGCCACGAGGAGGAGCAGCCCGCATGA
- a CDS encoding response regulator, with the protein MTPTAEPIRVLIADDQPLVRRGLALILGPAPGIEVVAEAEHGEQAVELAHRHRPSVVVMDIRMPGVDGVQATERLARELPDCRVLALSTFDMDEYVVAALRAGAAGFLPKDVSPEELLAAVRTVHTGEAAVAPRLLTRLLSTFVAAPPRRPRSAVAPPGLDELTGREIEVWRLLATGLDNAGIAREMGISGSTVKNHITSVFGKLRVRDRAQAVIAAYESGLVVAGTTG; encoded by the coding sequence ATGACACCGACCGCCGAGCCGATCCGGGTACTGATCGCCGACGACCAGCCGCTGGTCCGCCGCGGCCTGGCGCTGATCCTCGGTCCCGCCCCGGGCATCGAGGTGGTCGCCGAGGCCGAGCACGGCGAGCAGGCCGTCGAACTCGCCCACCGGCACCGGCCGTCGGTGGTGGTGATGGACATCCGGATGCCCGGCGTCGACGGCGTGCAGGCCACCGAACGGCTCGCCCGCGAACTGCCCGACTGCCGGGTGCTGGCCCTGAGCACCTTCGACATGGACGAGTACGTGGTCGCCGCGCTGCGCGCCGGCGCAGCCGGCTTCCTGCCCAAGGACGTCTCCCCGGAGGAGCTGCTCGCCGCCGTGCGCACCGTGCACACCGGCGAGGCCGCCGTGGCACCCCGGCTGCTCACCCGGCTGCTCTCCACCTTCGTCGCCGCCCCGCCCCGCCGGCCGCGCTCCGCCGTCGCGCCGCCGGGCCTCGACGAGCTGACGGGCCGTGAGATCGAGGTCTGGCGCCTGCTCGCCACCGGCCTGGACAACGCCGGCATCGCCCGGGAGATGGGGATCAGCGGATCCACCGTCAAGAACCACATCACCAGCGTCTTCGGCAAGCTGCGGGTCCGCGACCGGGCCCAGGCGGTGATCGCGGCCTACGAGTCCGGCCTGGTGGTGGCGGGCACGACGGGCTGA
- a CDS encoding GNAT family N-acetyltransferase — protein sequence MPRALSTPPTVLPGTACGSPQPVLPAAPGLVLRPWQPADAPAFLAAYQDPEIRRWHTRRPHSEADVHAWFDRYHQDWERERGAHWAVARSDGEVLGRIASGSWDFDDGIAGVSYWVLPSARGAGVATLAVTALAAWALEEIGFHRLQLDHSTRNRASCRVATKSGFLLEGTKRGAAVHDDGRHDMHLHARLRETRPGHG from the coding sequence GTGCCCCGCGCCTTGTCGACTCCGCCCACCGTCCTCCCGGGAACGGCCTGCGGCTCCCCGCAGCCCGTGCTGCCCGCCGCCCCCGGCCTGGTCCTGCGGCCGTGGCAGCCCGCCGACGCCCCCGCCTTCCTCGCCGCCTACCAGGACCCGGAGATCCGCCGCTGGCACACCCGCCGCCCGCACAGCGAGGCCGACGTCCACGCATGGTTCGACCGCTACCACCAGGACTGGGAGCGCGAGCGGGGCGCCCACTGGGCCGTCGCCCGCTCCGACGGCGAGGTGCTCGGCCGGATCGCCAGCGGGAGTTGGGACTTCGACGACGGCATCGCCGGCGTCAGCTACTGGGTGCTCCCGTCCGCCCGCGGCGCGGGCGTGGCGACCCTGGCCGTCACGGCCCTCGCAGCCTGGGCCCTGGAGGAGATCGGCTTCCACCGCCTCCAGCTGGACCACTCCACCCGCAACCGGGCCTCCTGCCGGGTCGCCACCAAGTCGGGCTTCCTACTGGAGGGCACCAAGCGCGGCGCGGCAGTGCACGACGACGGCCGGCACGACATGCACCTGCACGCCCGCCTCCGGGAGACCCGACCCGGCCACGGCTGA
- a CDS encoding SDR family NAD(P)-dependent oxidoreductase, translated as MAIQTWFITGSSRGFGRSLAVAALEAGDQVAATARRPEQLADLVEKFGDRVVPLALDVTDPAAVAAALGAARERFGRLDVVVNNAGYANVAPVETAPEDDFRRQFETNFWGVYNVSKAALPLLREQGGGTVVQFSSVGGRVGGTPGLGSYQAAKFAIDGLTRVLATETAPFGIRYLVVEPSGFATDWAGSSMEVQDIPAEYQETVGAFLGLAHAGRSAGDPDRAAGILVRVVKREQLPSHLLLGVNAARMALEHTRRQGAEAEAWQAVSESADFGAEYPVELPADGR; from the coding sequence ATGGCAATCCAGACGTGGTTCATCACCGGTTCCTCCCGCGGCTTCGGCCGCTCCCTCGCGGTCGCCGCCCTGGAGGCGGGCGACCAGGTCGCGGCCACCGCCCGCCGGCCCGAGCAACTGGCCGACCTGGTCGAGAAGTTCGGCGACCGGGTGGTCCCGCTCGCGCTGGACGTCACTGATCCGGCCGCCGTCGCCGCCGCGCTCGGCGCGGCGCGCGAGCGGTTCGGCCGGCTCGACGTGGTCGTCAACAACGCCGGGTACGCGAACGTCGCCCCGGTCGAGACGGCCCCCGAGGACGACTTCCGCCGCCAGTTCGAGACCAACTTCTGGGGCGTGTACAACGTCTCCAAGGCCGCCCTGCCGCTGCTGCGCGAGCAGGGCGGCGGCACCGTCGTCCAGTTCTCCTCGGTCGGCGGCCGGGTCGGCGGCACCCCGGGCCTCGGCTCCTACCAGGCGGCCAAGTTCGCCATCGACGGCCTCACCCGGGTGCTGGCGACCGAGACCGCGCCGTTCGGCATCCGGTACCTGGTCGTCGAGCCCAGCGGCTTCGCCACCGACTGGGCCGGCTCCTCCATGGAGGTGCAGGACATCCCGGCCGAGTACCAGGAGACCGTCGGCGCCTTCCTCGGCCTCGCCCATGCCGGGCGCAGCGCCGGCGACCCGGACCGGGCCGCCGGGATCCTGGTCCGCGTGGTCAAGCGCGAACAGCTGCCGAGCCACCTGCTGCTCGGCGTGAACGCGGCCCGGATGGCGCTGGAGCACACCCGGCGCCAGGGCGCCGAGGCCGAGGCCTGGCAGGCCGTCTCCGAGTCGGCCGACTTCGGCGCCGAGTACCCCGTCGAACTCCCGGCGGACGGCCGGTAA
- a CDS encoding serine hydrolase domain-containing protein, translating to MSRATARRVAAVLLTLSAVASPLLAGPPVQAAGLSADRLAAYRAGADRSVDASGADLAADDCPPHGLDPELARRIDRAVEQVRHETGTPGVTVGLWFPGRGSYVRSFGTADTATGAPMKPDLFMRIGSETKTFTATAVLELVDQGLIGLDDPIANYLDGVPDGEHITVRQLLEMRSGLFPYSADQDFINAFIGDPTRPFTPQELLAYGYKHANLFPPGSKFLYDNSNYILLGLLAEKFGRQPLNELFRDRVLGPSGLAHTQFPLDARFPRPHAHGYTNQTPTGDIADSTDWNPSWGWAAGAMISDLRDLHRWAKEVATGNLLSPATQAERLKFIPVEGFPDAGYGLGLFQTHGWRGHNGSLPGYESVTVYLPEEDATMVILLNTDVLHDGNEPSTLFAKAITQIVTPDHVYDLPAAP from the coding sequence ATGAGCCGTGCCACCGCACGCCGAGTCGCCGCCGTCTTGCTCACCCTCTCAGCCGTCGCCTCCCCCCTGCTCGCCGGTCCCCCCGTCCAGGCCGCCGGGCTCTCCGCAGACCGCCTGGCCGCCTACCGCGCGGGCGCCGACCGCAGCGTCGACGCCTCCGGCGCCGACCTCGCCGCGGACGACTGCCCGCCGCACGGCCTGGACCCGGAGCTGGCGCGCCGGATCGACCGGGCCGTCGAGCAGGTCCGCCACGAGACCGGCACCCCGGGGGTGACCGTCGGGCTGTGGTTCCCCGGCCGGGGCAGCTACGTGCGCTCCTTCGGCACGGCCGACACCGCGACCGGCGCGCCGATGAAGCCCGACCTCTTCATGCGGATCGGCAGCGAGACCAAGACCTTCACCGCCACCGCCGTGCTGGAGCTGGTGGACCAGGGCCTGATCGGGCTGGACGACCCGATCGCCAACTACCTCGACGGCGTTCCGGACGGCGAGCACATCACGGTCCGTCAGCTCCTGGAGATGCGCAGCGGCCTGTTCCCGTACAGCGCCGACCAGGACTTCATCAACGCCTTCATCGGCGACCCGACCAGGCCGTTCACGCCGCAGGAGCTGCTGGCCTACGGGTACAAGCACGCGAACCTCTTCCCGCCCGGGAGCAAGTTCCTCTACGACAACAGCAACTACATCCTGCTCGGCCTGCTGGCGGAGAAGTTCGGCCGGCAGCCGCTGAACGAGCTCTTCCGGGACCGCGTGCTCGGGCCGTCCGGGCTGGCGCACACCCAGTTCCCGTTGGACGCCCGGTTCCCGCGGCCGCACGCGCACGGCTACACCAACCAGACCCCGACCGGCGACATCGCCGACTCGACCGACTGGAACCCGAGTTGGGGCTGGGCCGCCGGTGCGATGATCTCCGACCTGCGGGACCTGCACCGCTGGGCCAAGGAGGTGGCGACCGGCAACCTGCTCTCCCCCGCCACCCAGGCGGAGCGGCTGAAGTTCATCCCGGTCGAGGGCTTCCCCGACGCGGGCTACGGGCTGGGCCTGTTCCAGACCCACGGCTGGCGCGGCCACAACGGCTCGCTGCCCGGGTACGAGAGCGTGACGGTGTACCTGCCGGAGGAGGACGCCACGATGGTGATCCTGCTCAACACCGACGTCCTGCACGACGGCAACGAGCCCAGCACCCTGTTCGCCAAGGCGATCACCCAGATCGTCACGCCCGACCACGTCTACGACCTGCCCGCCGCACCCTGA
- a CDS encoding MarR family winged helix-turn-helix transcriptional regulator, producing MPNDVGQQIADALGTLLRRGTRAQLYQHLTEGLGEAVDEVTYPVLSGLARTGPRSAADLAGEIGLDRSGVTRRATRLEEAGLLRREPDPHDRRATLLALTGDGQQAVAATRRRLAAHIEAALADWPPEEARSFARHLQRFVTEGPFG from the coding sequence ATGCCGAACGACGTGGGACAACAGATCGCCGACGCCCTGGGAACCCTGCTCCGGCGCGGCACCCGGGCCCAGCTGTACCAGCACCTGACCGAGGGCCTGGGCGAGGCCGTGGACGAGGTCACCTACCCCGTACTCAGCGGGCTCGCCCGGACCGGCCCGCGCAGCGCCGCCGACCTGGCCGGCGAGATCGGCCTGGACCGCTCCGGCGTCACCCGCCGGGCCACCCGCCTGGAGGAGGCCGGGCTGCTCCGCCGCGAACCCGACCCGCACGACCGGCGCGCCACCCTGCTCGCGCTGACCGGCGACGGGCAGCAGGCCGTGGCCGCCACCCGGCGGCGGCTGGCCGCGCACATCGAGGCCGCGCTGGCCGACTGGCCGCCCGAGGAGGCCCGCTCCTTCGCCCGCCACCTCCAGCGCTTCGTCACCGAGGGCCCGTTCGGCTGA
- a CDS encoding nuclear transport factor 2 family protein: MTTTAFRTDIAAAMTDLLLTPGLALAEAVDRHFAPDYRQRTDGSWADRAEFTAHIAHLRTVVTGGTIQVLDELVQGDRYADRHIVEATKTDGSTVRMEVYVFAEFAPDGRFRRIEETTLLLAGSDDDRNLGSAR, translated from the coding sequence ATGACCACCACCGCTTTCCGCACGGACATCGCCGCCGCCATGACCGACCTGCTGCTCACCCCCGGGCTGGCGCTCGCCGAGGCCGTGGACCGCCACTTCGCCCCCGACTACCGCCAGCGCACCGACGGCAGCTGGGCCGACCGGGCCGAGTTCACCGCCCACATCGCCCACCTGCGCACCGTCGTCACCGGCGGCACCATCCAGGTGCTCGACGAGCTCGTCCAGGGCGACCGCTACGCCGACCGGCACATCGTCGAGGCCACCAAGACCGACGGCTCCACCGTCCGCATGGAGGTCTACGTCTTCGCCGAGTTCGCCCCCGACGGCCGGTTCCGCCGGATCGAGGAGACCACCCTGCTGCTGGCCGGCTCCGACGACGACCGCAACCTCGGCAGCGCCCGCTGA
- a CDS encoding flavodoxin family protein, whose protein sequence is MKAVIVCTSVSHGNTRRVAEVMGQVLSARVVEPGEVDPAELAGYDLVGFGSGIFTGSFHPRLREFVESLPVGGRGRAFVFATSGLPELRVRPFSRPLVRLLEGKGFTVDGTFSCRAYDTWLPFKLVGGINRSRPDGGDLAAARTFAEHLRVRAGAGARP, encoded by the coding sequence ATGAAGGCCGTCATCGTGTGCACGTCGGTGTCCCACGGCAACACCCGGCGGGTAGCCGAGGTCATGGGCCAGGTGCTGTCCGCCCGGGTGGTCGAGCCCGGCGAGGTCGACCCGGCGGAGCTCGCCGGGTACGACCTGGTGGGCTTCGGTTCGGGCATCTTCACCGGGAGCTTCCACCCCCGGCTGCGGGAGTTCGTCGAGTCGCTCCCGGTCGGCGGGCGGGGCCGGGCGTTCGTCTTCGCCACCAGTGGGCTGCCCGAGCTGCGGGTGCGGCCGTTCTCCCGTCCGCTGGTGCGGCTGCTGGAGGGCAAGGGCTTCACGGTGGACGGCACCTTCTCCTGCCGCGCCTACGACACCTGGCTGCCGTTCAAGCTGGTCGGCGGCATCAACCGGTCCCGCCCCGACGGCGGCGACCTGGCCGCGGCCCGCACCTTCGCCGAGCACCTGCGGGTGCGGGCGGGTGCGGGCGCGCGGCCCTGA